The following coding sequences lie in one Sinorhizobium fredii USDA 257 genomic window:
- a CDS encoding trans-sulfuration enzyme family protein — MIRPPAVGRPSLHWETLALDGGLEIDPTTRAIAPNISMSVNNMLTPGDGAFSADGVEDLTALPFLYARWTNPTVRQLEQRMAALEGTEDALATATGVAAIAATFLTCLKKGDHLIISDVCYAGANELARRILPDYGIEVTAVNMARLDEVAAAFRPSTRLVHCESPCNPILRLTDLCAVAALAHRHGAIVSVDSTLATPVATRPLALGVDLVIHSLTKFINGHGDALGGVVCGRKELVEKIRSRAGVYLGASLSAHNAWLIMRGIDTLFPRLRAVSDSAMRIARFLCDHPGVKSVIYPGLETHPQYALANRQMNAFGGILTFQTDDQQKMAVRLADRLRVVHYAFSLGHQRSIVVLLDTNEMMKSTYRLQGAQLDDYRAFAGDGVFRLSVGLEAVEDIIADLDQALR, encoded by the coding sequence ATGATCCGGCCACCTGCGGTCGGCCGCCCGTCTCTGCACTGGGAAACCCTCGCGCTCGACGGTGGGCTGGAGATCGATCCGACGACGAGGGCGATCGCCCCCAATATCTCGATGTCGGTCAACAATATGCTCACCCCCGGTGACGGTGCCTTTTCGGCCGACGGCGTCGAGGATCTGACGGCGCTGCCATTCCTCTACGCGCGTTGGACCAATCCGACGGTGCGGCAGCTCGAACAGCGGATGGCCGCCCTCGAGGGCACCGAGGATGCGCTAGCGACCGCGACTGGCGTCGCGGCGATCGCCGCCACCTTCCTGACCTGCCTCAAGAAGGGCGATCACCTGATCATCAGCGATGTCTGCTACGCGGGCGCCAACGAGCTGGCCCGGCGGATCTTGCCCGACTACGGGATCGAGGTGACCGCCGTGAACATGGCGCGCCTCGACGAGGTCGCTGCTGCCTTCCGTCCCAGCACGCGGCTCGTCCATTGCGAAAGCCCCTGCAACCCGATCCTGCGATTGACCGATCTTTGCGCTGTGGCGGCGCTCGCCCATCGGCACGGGGCAATCGTTTCGGTCGATTCCACGCTTGCCACGCCTGTTGCCACCCGGCCGCTCGCTCTTGGCGTCGATCTCGTCATTCACTCGCTGACGAAGTTCATCAACGGCCACGGCGACGCCCTCGGGGGCGTGGTTTGCGGCCGCAAGGAGCTGGTCGAGAAAATCCGCTCGCGCGCCGGCGTCTATCTCGGTGCGTCGCTGTCGGCTCACAACGCCTGGCTCATCATGCGCGGCATCGACACGCTCTTCCCGAGGCTCAGGGCAGTGTCCGATTCGGCGATGCGTATTGCCCGTTTCCTTTGCGATCATCCGGGCGTCAAATCGGTCATCTATCCCGGCTTGGAGACGCACCCCCAGTACGCGCTGGCAAACCGCCAGATGAATGCCTTCGGCGGCATCCTGACATTCCAGACGGACGACCAGCAAAAAATGGCGGTCCGGCTCGCCGATCGGCTGCGAGTGGTGCATTACGCCTTTTCGCTCGGCCACCAGCGCAGCATCGTCGTCCTTCTCGACACCAACGAGATGATGAAGTCCACCTATCGGCTGCAAGGGGCGCAACTCGACGACTACCGCGCCTTCGCCGGCGACGGCGTCTTCCGGCTTTCCGTCGGTCTGGAGGCCGTCGAGGACATCATCGCAGACCTGGATCAGGCGCTCCGATGA
- a CDS encoding ABC transporter permease gives MSFSWIFSYWPLLAAGAVQTVLLLVISVGFGFVLAIGLALAQVIGPRWLKLLARGYCTCLRGTPLLIQLWLLYYGVGSLLPMIPGLRASFLWPVLREGFFFAAVSFTLNYAAYEAEVLRGALLAVPKGELEAGRSFGMSSRTLLRRIWLPRAIRIALPTIAGEVVLQLKATPLAFTVTVMDLYAVAYKVRQDTLLVYEPLMVVTVFYVCLTLIITRAFKIVEAQVPVRR, from the coding sequence GTGAGTTTCTCGTGGATTTTCTCCTATTGGCCGCTGCTTGCCGCAGGCGCAGTCCAGACCGTGCTGCTGCTGGTCATTTCGGTCGGCTTCGGCTTCGTTCTGGCGATCGGCCTTGCCCTGGCGCAGGTGATTGGCCCGCGCTGGCTCAAATTGCTGGCACGCGGCTACTGCACCTGCCTGCGCGGAACGCCGCTCTTGATCCAGCTGTGGCTGCTCTACTACGGCGTCGGCTCGCTCCTGCCGATGATCCCGGGCCTGCGCGCAAGCTTCCTCTGGCCGGTCCTGCGCGAAGGGTTCTTCTTTGCAGCCGTGAGCTTCACTCTCAACTATGCGGCCTACGAGGCCGAGGTGCTGCGCGGCGCGCTTCTCGCCGTTCCCAAGGGCGAGCTCGAGGCCGGCCGGTCCTTCGGCATGTCTTCACGGACGCTGCTCAGGCGTATCTGGCTGCCGCGCGCCATCCGCATCGCATTGCCGACGATCGCCGGCGAGGTCGTGCTGCAATTGAAGGCAACACCTCTCGCCTTCACGGTGACGGTGATGGACCTCTATGCCGTGGCCTACAAGGTGAGACAGGACACACTGCTGGTCTACGAACCGCTGATGGTGGTGACGGTCTTCTATGTCTGCCTGACGCTTATCATCACCCGCGCCTTCAAGATCGTCGAAGCCCAGGTTCCCGTGCGGCGCTAG
- a CDS encoding ABC transporter permease, with translation MSSSQSLLELLSPYPPGWGGVLLAGALSTVLISLGAYLVGIVIGLIGAIGKLKGNRPVLLVLDLYTTAVRAIPELILIIGLYYAGTDGLNRLLAALGLPPIEINGFVAAVAVLGIVQGAYMTEVFRGAILAVPIGQVEAAAAFGMRPRLRFRRIVLPALMPNALPGLANLWMCVTKDSALIAVVGYQELALATRIAAGNTKHYFLFFLASAALYLAITLLSNVVFSALETRFRRGQPKTA, from the coding sequence ATGTCATCCAGCCAATCGCTCCTGGAACTGCTCTCCCCCTACCCGCCCGGGTGGGGAGGCGTGCTGCTTGCCGGAGCGCTCTCGACCGTGTTGATTTCGCTCGGCGCTTATCTCGTCGGCATCGTCATCGGCTTGATCGGCGCGATCGGCAAGCTGAAGGGTAACCGTCCGGTTCTGCTCGTCCTCGATCTCTATACGACGGCGGTTCGCGCCATCCCGGAGCTGATCCTGATCATCGGCCTCTATTATGCGGGGACCGATGGGCTGAACCGCCTCCTGGCGGCACTCGGCCTTCCGCCGATCGAGATCAACGGTTTCGTCGCCGCCGTCGCGGTGCTCGGCATTGTCCAGGGCGCCTACATGACCGAAGTGTTTCGCGGGGCGATCCTCGCCGTTCCGATCGGACAGGTCGAAGCGGCTGCCGCCTTCGGCATGAGACCGCGGCTCCGCTTCCGCCGCATCGTGCTGCCGGCCTTGATGCCGAATGCGCTGCCGGGCCTTGCCAATCTCTGGATGTGCGTCACCAAGGATAGCGCGCTGATCGCCGTCGTCGGCTATCAGGAGCTGGCGCTGGCGACCCGGATCGCCGCAGGCAACACCAAGCACTACTTTCTGTTTTTCCTCGCCTCCGCCGCGCTGTATCTCGCCATAACGCTGCTCTCCAACGTCGTCTTCTCGGCGCTCGAGACCCGCTTCCGGCGCGGCCAGCCGAAGACCGCATAG
- a CDS encoding transporter substrate-binding domain-containing protein — protein MKLFSILMAGVAFSLAGAANAEVRFGIMNEAYPPFFTKDPSGKWVGWEIELMDAVCAEMKETCSIVDMSWDGLIPGLDAKKFDVIWSSMSITDERKKTIDFTDKYYNTPSKLIGAKDGKIGAAPEDVADKTIGIQVSTIQSEYYKKYFADKASEQTYATLDEAFQDLAAGRIDYVFGDAIPLAELLKSDFGKNCCEDKGNVKDDAAILGTGIGGGLRKDDTALRDKLNAAIAAVRASGKYTEISKKYFDFDPYGE, from the coding sequence ATGAAGTTGTTTTCCATCCTGATGGCCGGCGTGGCCTTCTCTCTTGCAGGTGCGGCCAATGCGGAAGTGCGCTTCGGCATCATGAACGAAGCCTACCCGCCCTTCTTCACGAAGGATCCGTCCGGCAAATGGGTCGGTTGGGAAATCGAGCTGATGGACGCGGTCTGCGCGGAGATGAAGGAGACCTGCTCCATCGTCGACATGTCCTGGGACGGCCTGATCCCCGGCCTCGATGCGAAGAAATTCGATGTCATCTGGTCGTCGATGTCGATCACCGACGAACGCAAGAAGACGATCGACTTCACCGACAAATACTACAACACGCCGAGCAAGCTGATCGGCGCCAAGGACGGCAAGATCGGAGCTGCCCCCGAGGATGTTGCCGACAAGACCATCGGCATACAGGTCTCGACGATCCAGTCCGAATATTACAAGAAGTATTTTGCCGACAAGGCATCGGAACAGACCTATGCGACGCTCGACGAAGCCTTCCAGGACCTGGCCGCCGGCCGGATCGACTATGTCTTCGGCGATGCCATTCCGCTGGCGGAATTACTGAAATCGGATTTCGGCAAGAATTGCTGCGAAGACAAGGGCAACGTCAAGGACGACGCGGCGATCCTTGGAACCGGCATCGGCGGCGGGCTGCGCAAGGACGATACAGCACTGCGCGACAAGCTCAATGCGGCGATCGCCGCCGTCAGGGCCAGCGGCAAATATACCGAGATCTCCAAGAAGTATTTCGACTTCGATCCCTATGGCGAATGA
- a CDS encoding ABC transporter ATP-binding protein: protein MKQTAAALLVEDVHKSFGHHRVLKGVSLSAHKGDVISLIGSSGSGKSTFLRCINFLEIPDRGRFVISGEEVLMKPSREGRSHPANWRQIERIRTGLGMVFQSFNLWAHMTVLENVIEAPIHVLRMNRKEAIERAEALLSKVGLYDKRHAYPAFLSGGQQQRASIARALCVDPALMLFDEPTSALDPELVGEVLKVIRELAEEGRTMLLVTHEMKFARDVSSHVMFLDQGCVEEEGPPAQVFGAPLSARCRAFTGALSH, encoded by the coding sequence ATGAAGCAAACGGCCGCCGCCTTGCTGGTCGAAGACGTCCACAAGAGCTTTGGACATCACCGGGTCCTGAAGGGCGTGTCGCTGTCGGCACACAAGGGCGACGTCATTTCCCTCATCGGCTCTTCGGGCTCCGGGAAGAGCACCTTCCTCCGTTGCATCAACTTTCTGGAGATTCCCGACCGCGGCCGCTTCGTTATCAGCGGCGAAGAGGTCCTGATGAAGCCGAGCCGGGAGGGGCGCTCCCATCCGGCCAATTGGCGGCAGATCGAACGGATCCGGACCGGCCTCGGCATGGTGTTCCAGAGTTTCAACCTATGGGCTCATATGACTGTGCTTGAAAATGTCATCGAGGCGCCCATTCATGTTCTGCGAATGAACCGCAAGGAAGCGATCGAGCGGGCCGAGGCCTTGCTTTCCAAGGTCGGTCTTTACGACAAGCGGCACGCCTATCCGGCGTTCCTTTCGGGTGGACAGCAGCAGCGTGCCTCGATCGCCCGCGCGCTCTGCGTCGATCCGGCGCTGATGCTTTTCGACGAGCCCACTTCGGCACTCGATCCCGAGCTTGTCGGCGAGGTGCTGAAGGTCATCCGCGAGCTCGCCGAAGAGGGCCGCACGATGCTGCTCGTTACGCACGAGATGAAATTCGCCCGGGACGTCTCCAGTCACGTGATGTTCCTTGATCAGGGCTGCGTCGAGGAAGAAGGGCCTCCCGCCCAGGTCTTCGGCGCGCCGCTCAGCGCCCGCTGCCGCGCGTTCACCGGTGCTCTCAGCCATTGA